In Astatotilapia calliptera chromosome 23, fAstCal1.2, whole genome shotgun sequence, a genomic segment contains:
- the LOC113016464 gene encoding MAU2 chromatid cohesion factor homolog, producing the protein MASNVEAPERWYLALLGFAEHFRTSSPPKIRLCVHCLQAVFQFKPPQRIEARTHLQLGSVLYHHTKNSELARNHLEKAWYISQQVPQFEDVKFEAASILSELFCQQNLVDSAKPLLRKAIQISQQTPYWHCRLLFQLAQLHTLEKDLVSACDLLGVGAEYARVVGSEYTRALFLLSKGMLLLMERKLGEVHPLLTLCGTIVENWQGNPIQKESLRVFFLVLQVTHYLDAGQVKSVKPCLKQLQQCIQTISTLHDDEILPSNPADLFHWLPKEHMCVLVYLVTVMHSMQAGYLEKAQKYTDKALMQLEKLKMLDCSPILSTFQVILLEHIIMCRLVTGHKATALQEISQVCQLCQQSPRLFTNHAAQLHTLLGLYCISVNCMDNAEAQFTTALRLTTHQELWTYIVTNLASVYIREGNRHQELYSLLERINPDHNFPVSSHCLRAAAFYIRGLLSFFQGRYNEAKRFLRETLKMSNAEDLNRLTACSLVLLGHIFYVLGNHRESNNMVVPAMQLASKIPDMSVQLWSSALLKDLNKALGNTMDAHEAAQMHQNFSQQLLQDHIAACSLPEHNLISWTDGPPPVQIQAQNGPTTSLASLL; encoded by the exons ATGGCGTCAAACGTAGAGGCCCCGGAGCGCTGGTACCTCGCCCTTTTAGGCTTTGCGGAGCATTTCCGAACTTCCAGTCCGCCTAAAATACGACTCTGTGTGCACTGTCTACAGGCCGTGTTTCAGTTTAAGCCCCCGCAGAGGATCGAAGCTAGAACACATCTTCAGCTTGGCTCGGTTCTCTACCACCACACCAAGAACAGCGAGCTGGCCCGCAACCACTTGGAGAAAGCG TGGTATATATCTCAGCAAGTTCCTCAGTTTGAAGATGTCAAGTTTGAAGCTGCCAGCATTTTGTCAGAACTCTTTTGCCAACAG AATTTGGTGGACTCTGCAAAACCCCTGCTGCGCAAAGCCATCCAGATTTCACAACAAACACCATACTGGCACTGCAGATTGTTGTTCCAGCTGGCG CAACTTCATACACTGGAGAAAGACTTGGTGTCAGCATGTGACCTTTTGGGAGTTGGAGCTGAGTACGCCCGAGTGGTGGGCTCCGAATATACCAG GGCATTGTTTCTCCTTAGTAAAGGGATG TTGCTGCTAATGGAGAGGAAGCTTGGGGAGGTGCATCCTCTTCTCACACTATGTGGAACTATAGTGGAAAACTGGCAGGGAAACCCAATCCAGAAGGAGTCTCTGAGGGTCTTCTTCCTTGTGCTACAGGTCACACACTACCTGGATGCTGGACAG GTGAAGAGCGTGAAGCCGTGTttgaagcagctgcagcagtgtATCCAAACCATCTCCACACTCCATGATGATGAGATTCTGCCGAGCAACCCAGCTGACTTGTTCCACTGGCTGCCCAAGGAACATATGTGTGTCCTCGTATATTTG gTGACAGTCATGCACTCCATGCAAGCAGGCTATCTGGAGAAAGCCCAGAAGTACACAGACAAAGCTCTTATGCAACTAGAGAAGCTAAAAA TGTTGGACTGCAGCCCTATCCTATCTACCTTTCAAGTCATTCTACTGGAACACATAATCATGTGCCGACTTGTCACAGGCCACAAGGCCACTGCATTACAAGAG ATTTCACAGGTGTGTCAGCTGTGCCAACAGTCCCCCAGGTTATTCACCAACCATGCTGCTCAGCTTCACACACTATTG GGTCTGTACTGTATCTCAGTAAACTGTATGGATAATGCAGAAGCACAGTTTACTACAGCTTTGCGG CTCACCACACACCAGGAACTGTGGACATACATTGTAACCAACTTGGCCAGCGTCTACATAAGGGAAGGCAACCGACACCAGGAG CTGTACAGCCTTCTTGAGAGAATAAACCCAGACCATAACTTTCCCGTAAG CTCCCACTGCCTCCGCGCTGCTGCCTTCTACATCAGGGGACTCCTGTCTTTCTTTCAGGGACGGTACAACGAGGCAAA ACGGTTCCTAAGAGAAACCTTGAAGATGTCTAATGCTGAGGATTTGAACAGACTGACGGCATGCTCCCTTGTTCTGCTGGGCCACATCTTCTACGTATTGGGCAACCACAGA GAAAGTAACAACATGGTTGTACCTGCAATGCAGCTGGCCAGCAAGATCCCAGACATGTCAgttcagctctggtcttcagcACTGTTGAAAG ATTTGAACAAGGCTCTTGGGAACACCATGGATGCCCATGAAGCCGCCCAGATGCACCAGAACTTTTCCCAGCAGCTGCTACAGGACCACATCGCTGCCTGCAGCCTTCCTGAGCATAACCTCATCAGT TGGACTGATGGCCCCCCTCCTGTCCAGATCCAAGCCCAAAACGGTCCAACCACCAGCCTTGCAAGCCTGTTATAA
- the LOC113016339 gene encoding mitochondrial coenzyme A transporter SLC25A42 codes for MAHRLQDRQHRLPVAQATVLTLPPASQAKDVRPSWSALESLLCGAFAGAIAKTVIAPLDRTKIIFQVSSKRFSAKEAFRVIYSTYIEGGLFSLWRGNSATMVRVMPYAAIQFCSHEQYKRLLGSSYGFQGKALPPFPRFLAGSLAGTTAAMLTYPLDMVRARMAVTAREMYSNIMHVFVRISQEEGVRTLYRGFTPTILGVIPYAGITFFTYETLKKLHSEKTKRSQPYPYERLAFGACAGLIGQSASYPLDVVRRRMQTAGVIGSSYSTILGTMREIVTHEGVIRGLYKGLSMNWVKGPVAVGISFTTFDITHNLLLKLHQMGNFIH; via the exons ATGGCCCATCGTTTGCAGGACCGTCAGCACAGGCTGCCAGTGGCTCAGGCCACTGTGTTGACTTTGCCACCAGCCAGCCAAGCAAAG GATGTGAGGCCTAGCTGGTCTGCTCTGGAATCCCTGTTATGTGGTGCGTTTGCCGGAGCTATCGCCAAAACAGTTATTGCACCTCTGGATCGCACCAAAATAATTTTCCAAG TGTCCTCAAAGAGATTCTCAGCTAAG GAGGCTTTCAGGGTCATTTACTCTACATACATAGAGGGTGGGCTGTTCAGTCTGTGGAGGGGAAACTCTGCGACCATGGTGAGGGTCATGCCCTATGCTGCCATCCAGTTCTGCTCACATGAACAGTACAAAAGACTGCTGGGGAGCAGCTACGGCTTCCAGGGCAA agctctgcctccttttccaCGTTTCCTGGCTGGGTCTCTGGCTGGTACAACTGCTGCTATGCTTACCTATCCACTGGACATGGTACGAGCCAGGATGGCAGTGACTGCCAGAGAAAT GTACAGTAACATCATGCATGTCTTTGTGCGGATCTCCCAGGAGGAGGGTGTCAGGACACTTTACCGAGGCTTCACCCCCACTATTTTAGGTGTTATCCCATATGCAGGAATTACTTTCTTTACCTACGAGACCCTCAAAAAATTACATTCAG AGAAGACAAAGCGATCCCAGCCTTACCCTTATGAGCGCTTGGCATTCGGTGCCTGTGCAGGCCTGATTGGACAGTCGGCGTCGTACCCCCTGGATGTGGTACGTCGGCGCATGCAGACAGCCGGAGTTATCGGTTCGTCCTACAGCACCATTCTGGGAACCATGCGTGAGATCGTGACTCACGAGGGAGTTATACGCGGACTGTACAAAGGCCTGAGCATGAACTGGGTGAAAGGGCCCGTTGCAGTGGGGATAAGTTTCACCACATTCGACATTACGCACAACCTTTTGCTCAAATTGCACCAGATGGGCAACTTTATCCACTGA
- the LOC113016338 gene encoding G2/M phase-specific E3 ubiquitin-protein ligase-like isoform X3, with protein MACGNRLIAPKLRAGQELDANLIHKIDKSKALYIRPSKPILDDITSYSREENCEENPVSSRQLRSSSSDSFASSTAAFQPISAPTQSPASSVCNGTLLTETPALTHESSISHKYSSASTNISFSQLPVSSLEIYPSTSQPSTSSSASLSDPVLVLTCQNTSSSPYQTRNPENHCSALPSTSTHSQSVNYDNYLSIMTPLSDMSSDDEELNQAILASLQSERTSSCLVSAKDILEELSAKVNQQKKCKFNINRSTVLDGAIRGFKRATYDPCHTISVRFSDDMGVREEAVDLGGPRREFLRLLIEALPLSPMFEGEEGKMNLALDSAAMREDRYFIAGRAIAVSLVHGGPPAGFLSPTLFSCLVDGPDLAKPVLEDVADSDLREKIKRVKECKSFEDLIVATEPLQEYLANAGCLRPLRRLEDKDLLIHDIIMFQVIHRVRGPFERFQDGLRTLEVLDKIQDHPESFRTLLCWSPSVLTADLLDSFWRDYLADAEDQDGTQKLGTIFAFATGANTVPPIGFSPQPSIEFLHQEPDAQTMSKLPIANTCINCLKLPLHTSYKDFQENMDFALGNTHGFGIA; from the exons ATGGCTTGTGGCAACAGACTGATTGCGCCCAAACTGCGAGCAGGACAGGAGCTGGATGCAAATCTCATACATAAAATTGATAAATCGAAAGCCCTATACATCAGACCATCAAAACCAATTTTG gATGATATTACAAGCTACAGCAGGGAGGAAAACTGTGAAGAAAACCCTGTTTCATCAAGGCAGCTGCGCTCATCATCTTCAGACAGTTTTGCCAGTTCAACAGCTGCCTTCCAACCAATCTCTGCTCCGACGCAATCTCCTGCCTCATCAGTTTGTAATGGAACATTATTAACGGAAACTCCTGCCTTGACCCATGAAAGTAGTATCTCACACAAGTACAGCAGCGCTTCAACAAACATTTCCTTCAGCCAGTTACCAGTGTCTTCATTGGAAATCTACCCTTCCACTAGTCAGCCTTCTACCTCATCATCTGCATCTTTAAGTGATCCAGTTCTGGTCCTGACGTGCCAAAATACCTCAAGCTCACCCTACCAGACCAGGAATCCAGAGAATCATTGTTCAGCATTACCCTCTACATCAACACACAGTCAATCTGTAAACTACGATAACTACCTTTCAATCATGACTCCACTATCTGACATGTCTTCTGATGATGAGGAACTTAACCAGGCTATACTAGCAAGCCTGCAGAGCGAAAG GACTTCAAGTTGTTTGGTATCAGCAAAAGATATTTTGGAGGAACTTTCTGCAAAAGTAAACCAACAGAAGAAATGCAAGTTCAACATTAATAGATCAACAGTCCTGGATGGAGCAATTAGAGGTTTTAAACGAGCGACATATGATCCATGCCACACAATTTCTGTCAGgt TTTCTGACGATATGGGAGTACGTGAAGAGGCTGTTGACTTGGGTGGACCAAGAAGAGAATTTCTAAGACTTCTGATCGAAGCTTTGCCCCTGTCTCCAATGTTTGAGGGTGAAGAAGGCAAAATGAACTTGGCGCTTGATAGTGCTG CCATGAGGGAGGACAGGTACTTCATTGCaggcagagccattgcagtaAGCCTTGTACATGGTGGTCCACCAGCAGGCTTTCTGTCCCCAACACTCTTCTCTTGCCTTGTTGATGGCCCAGATTTGGCTAAACCAGTTTTAGAAGATGTTGCCGATAGTGACCTGCgtgaaaaaattaaaagg gtTAAAGAGTGTAAATCCTTTGAAGATCTGATAGTAGCAACTGAGCCACTTCAGGAATACTTAGCCAATGCTGGCTGCCTGAGGCCGCTACGGAGGCTGGAAGACAAGGATCTGCTTATACATGACATTATCATGTTCCAAGTAATACACAGAGTCCGTGGTCCATTTGAaag ATTTCAGGATGGACTACGGACACTTGAGGTGCTGGACAAAATCCAAGATCACCCAGAGAGTTTTCGCACCCTTCTATGCTGGTCACCTTCAGTGCTTACAGCTGACCTTCTTGACAGTTTCTGGAGAGACTACCTAGCAGATGCAGAAG ATCAAGACGGAACACAGAAGCTGGGGACAATTTTTGCCTTCGCCACTGGAGCCAACACTGTTCCACCAATTGGCTTCTCTCCACAACCGTCCATTGAATTTCTTCACCAAGAGCCAGATGCACAAACCATGTCTAAACTACCCATTGCAAACACGTGCATCAATTGTTTAAAGTTACCACTTCATACCTCTTACAAAGACTTTCAGGAGAATATGGACTTTGCATTAGGTAATACACATGGTTTTGGAATAGCTTAA